TTCATCCCGGCACCCGCACCGGCGTTTACCGTACAGGTACCGATGAGCCTGTATTTAACGATAAGCACGAACACGAAATTTCGGTAGCAGATTTGGCTGTTGCTATTTTGGATGAACTGGAAAACAACCGGTTTGTGAAGAGGAGATTTACTGTGGGGTATTAATCTTCAAAGTTTCCTGATAAAAACAAACCACGTCATTGCGAGGTACGAAGCAATCCCCTATTTACAGAGGGGCTATACACGTTCGCCCTGTATAGTTTGGGATTGCTTCGTTCCTCGCAATGACGTGGTGTTATAATGCATCGATGTTATCGAGTCCCTTTACTTTATAAACTTAGCCGCCACCCATTCTTTATCTTTTTTATGGGTGATGTATTTCAAACCATACTTACGGGCTTCATCGGTAATGATATCCAAATCTGGCGATTCGTAAAAACCACTGAAATAGATTTCGCCATCGGTTTTTAAAACCTGGGCGTAGCGTTCCACCTGGTCCAGCAGGATATTGCGGTTGATGTTGGCGAGGATGGTATCGTACTGTTCGTCGGGGATAACTTCTTTTGAGCCACAGAGTGGTTTGATGTTATCAATATTATTCAAGGCCGAATTTTCGATGGTGCTTTCGTAGCAAACCGGGTCGTAATCTATAGCTGTGATATCCGTTGCGCCAAGTTTGGCAGCCATAATGGCCAGTATCCCGGTACCGCAGCCCATGTCCAATACTTTTTTACCGGCAAATTCATTTTCCAGCATTAAGCCGAGCATCATGGCTGTAGTTTGATGGTGCCCGGTACCAAAAGCCATTTTCGGGTCTATCACTATTTCGTATTCAAACTCTGGTTTGGGCTGATGAAAAGTTGCCCTTACGTAAATCTTATCCCCTATCTCTATCGGTTCAAAATTACTTTCCCATACCTCGTTCCAGTTTTTTTGTAGGATTAGGGTTATTTCATAGCTAAAGGTAAACAGCTCTTTGTAAGGCAGCAACTGTTCGTCAAGCAGCTCCTGGTTAAAAATATCCTCGGGAACGTAGGCTTTAAAACCAAGTTCAAGCTCTTCAAAAGTATCAAAACCAATCTCGCCCAAAGCATTGATCAACAGATCCTGCTGGTAATCTTCGGTAGTGATGGTGGTAAAAAGTAATTCGTAATAATTCATTTTAAAAAAATTTCATCTTTTGCAGCCCAAAACTTCAACAAACA
The sequence above is a segment of the Mucilaginibacter celer genome. Coding sequences within it:
- the prmA gene encoding 50S ribosomal protein L11 methyltransferase, whose amino-acid sequence is MNYYELLFTTITTEDYQQDLLINALGEIGFDTFEELELGFKAYVPEDIFNQELLDEQLLPYKELFTFSYEITLILQKNWNEVWESNFEPIEIGDKIYVRATFHQPKPEFEYEIVIDPKMAFGTGHHQTTAMMLGLMLENEFAGKKVLDMGCGTGILAIMAAKLGATDITAIDYDPVCYESTIENSALNNIDNIKPLCGSKEVIPDEQYDTILANINRNILLDQVERYAQVLKTDGEIYFSGFYESPDLDIITDEARKYGLKYITHKKDKEWVAAKFIK